The following DNA comes from [Chlorobium] sp. 445.
CTGGTGCTGGTTGCGCACCGGGCACAACGCGTTCATACCAGATAGCTCTTGCTGGCACATCTAAATCTTTGGTGGCAAAGGTCGTGTCGGTTTCTCTGACGAAATACTTAAAGCGCTGCGTTTCGTCATTTTCTACTACTGGTTTCCAAGCCGCATCGTTGTAGTCGCGTCTGAACCAGTCGTATTCTTTGCCCGGCTCAATTTGCTCGATAACTTTCCAATCATTTCCACCAGATGAGGTAATTGTAGTTTCACCTTTCTTACCGATAATCTTAGAGAGCGTTGGGTCAATTTTGCCAAGTGAGAGCAAGGATTTGCTGGTGTATTCATCTTGAATTTCAAAGTCTACGAGCAGTGCCACGACCTGCGCCAGAATTGCTCCTGCACTTTGCTGGTAGGTATTCGCAATAGGTTCATACTTAATCGAGCCGTAGTCGGAGTACCAGAACTTGTCAGGATTGGCTTTGGACAGTTCATCCCATTGTTTCACTGTTCTCTTCAGCATTTCTGCACGCTGACGATTGCCTTCACCCATTTCGTAGATAAAGCGAGAGGCGCGCGTGGCAACTTCATTGTATCGATTCTGCGGTGCGTTAGCATCTTTGAGCAATTGCAGGGCTTGTCCATATTCAGCAAGTGCGCTTAGTGTCAGTTCATAATTCGTTTTGATGATAAAGTTCATCTTCGCTGCCAGCACCGTAAAGTCTACAATATCCTTTGCTTTTGGCTGACCCGTCAAGTTATCGAGTTTTTCGCGGTATTGCTTATCTAACTTGTCAAACAAAGCATTTGAGGCTCTAGCAAGTGAATCGCTGCGTTCGACGGCTTTCGTAGCTAGTTCATTGATTGCCGCCCTTGCCATGTCGACATACTGGTTTTGCAGTTTTAATTTCTCTGCCTTTTCAATACCACGTCGGTACGTATTGATTGCAATTTCCGCCGCGGGTCTGACAAATCTCTGCGCAATTTGTGAGAGCTGTACGAGTTCTACGACATCGCCGAGTTCAACCACGATTTTGTTTTTTCCTCTTCCGAATGTGCGAGAGGTTTTCTTAGCTTCTTCATCGGCTTCTGCGGCAAGGTAGGTATAGACATTTTTTCGGCGAGCTTACCTGCCTTGTAGTACATCTCAGAAATTTTTGACTTTGCGACCTCTGTCGTTGCATCAATTGTTACAAGGAAGACATCGTCGGGCACATCCAAGCCGTTATTTATGCCGACTTTTGAAATCCACTTTTCAGTAGGTGGAACAAGTTTTGCGATTGCAAGTTCTCCTTGCTCACGGTTAGTTACTTTACCAATACTTGCCACGACTTCACGGAGCGCAACTGTCGCAGAATCATTCGGGTTGAGCAACGCTTTCTTGGCTGAGTCGAGGTCTTTTGCGGATTTCTCAAAGTCTCCTCTTGCAGCACTGAGATCTTGGAAAGTTTTTGCGTAGTCGTTCCCCGCACGCTCGTAGAAAGCGGCTGCATCCACATTAGCCTGCACCTGGTTAGTGGTTAGCTTTGCGGGAATAATGCCTTTACCTGTTTTTGGATCTCGAATAGAGGCGAGCGTATCAGGAATCTTGCTAAATGCGTCAGCCAGATTTTCAGCGACGAATCCTGCGTTGTATAGCGCATCGATAGAGCGATAGCCGCCGAGCTTATAGAGCTCAAGGATATTCTTTTCAATTTTTCTTCTCAGCGCATATTTCGCTGTCGTATCATACACTACATCTCGCTCTTTTGGTTTTGGCGGCGGTGCTGGTTTATCAGCTGGCTTTTGCTTTGCCGTGGTTTGCTTCTTTGGTGCGGTGAGGCGTGTGGGTTGCTCACGCTGCTTCTTTGGTTTTGGTGGTGCAACAAATGCACTTGGCTTCAGGGTTACACCAACCCCCACTTTCTTGTACTCATCAAGCAAGTATCTGGTCAGACGAAACATGCTTTCGCTGACAGAAATACCTGCGACCGCTTTCGTATTTTTTTCATCTTTCTTGGCAAGTTCATAGTAGCGGTCTGTAGCTTTCGTAAATTCGACCTTTGCTCCCTCGATATTGCCACGTTCTTCCAAGATTTCGCCACGCTTGAAGTAGGCTAAGACGCTGCGAGGTTTGTTGACAAATTTATCAGCATAGGCGCCATAGGCTTCGAAGACACCTTCTGGTCTCCCATCTTTGACATTCAAGTCGATTTTATTGAAGGCAACATCATCGCCACGGCGCGTGGTATCAAATTTTCCAAGATACTTATCGGAGACGCGAATTGCTTCCTTCCAGTTCTCTGCAGCCATTCTGGCGCGAATTGCGCGATAGAGTGCATCTTCTGCAAGGTCTATAGAGTCTGTTTTCACAAATTCATAAAGTCGCTCTAACGATGAGCCAAGGCTATCAAAATTTTTAGCTTGTTCATAGGCAAATGTAATATCTTTGAGCGCTTCAACCTTAAACTTGGGGTCGTTTGCGTTCTCAAAGAGGTAGTTACTCATTTTGACACTCTCTTCAGTCCTGCCCGCCTTAACATAGTAGAATGCAGCGTTGCGTGCGGCTTTGTCTGCTTCTTCCCACTTCGGCACTTCTTTCGTGATGCGCTCATATTCTTTTGCAGCGGCGTAGTAGTTCTCTTTGCCGACATAATACAGTGCGCGCTTGTCAATAGAACTACCGATCAAGCGATAAGCGTAGGCTCGTCGCTCTGCATCTTTGGGATCTTTTGTGCGTCGTCCGTAGTAAATTGCCTTTGCAATTTGCTCACTTCGCGTGTAATCTTTAAGCTCGTATGCGTTTGCGGCAAGATTGACAAGTGTCCCCGGGTAGATTTCCTGAATGGGGTAGTAGAGTGCCAAGCGCGAGTTAACTTCTTTGTACTCATCGACATATCCTTTGGCGATGTAGAAATCCGCTAGTTGCTTGATCCCATTGACGCTGATAGAATCGTGCGGGAAGAGACGAATGTAAGTATCGACAATCTCCAAAAATGTCTTTTCGTCGGTTTTCAGTGAGTCGCGTTTGCCTGAAAAGTTTGCCGTGGTATCAATGCCTGGTGTGTAAAAGCCAATTTTTTCGGCGCGTGCAATTGAATCAATGATAGCGTAGGCGTTTCCGATAGCTTCTTTTCGGTGGTAATCCCACGCAAAGTTTTTGGCGACGCTAAGATAACCCGGAAGCGCTTCTTTTGGACGGTTGAGCTTAAAATCCAAGATCAGGGAGCGTTGGAACTGCGCCATGTAAGCAGTGGAGTCGTAGCGCGAGAAGATCTCCGTGTAATTTTCGATATCTTTTACAGCTTGCTCATAGAACATCTTAGCGCGCTTCAGGTCAGGAATGTTCGGCTGCATATACTCTCTTCCGAGTGGCAGTGGCAACTCGCCATCGAGCAACCGTGCGAAGCTAATTGCATAGACAATATTCTGGAACAGTGCAACTTTAGAGATACTGTCTGCATACTCTAATGTTCTTGGGTCGAAGCCTGTCGTGAATACACTTTGATCTTTGAAATCTAACGGAATGCCCAGATTTTGCGCTTGGATGCGGCGTTTCATATCCGCATACCATTTGCTCTTTCTGCCGTAGTTGTAGAAAAGATTTTTTCTCTCTTCATAAAGTTTTTGCTCAGCCTCTTCAAGTTCTTTTTCTTTCTTTTCACCATTTATCGTTACCAAGTTAAGTTGGTAAATTACCTTATCTGCAATGAAGGGTGCGCGCTCATAATTAGGGAATCTTTTCAGCAGCGCCATCCAAACTTCGTTGATCTTCTCCGCACTTTCCAACAGTTCTTCATACTTTTTGCCTACTTCTTCATAGACAAGGGGAATGTACCGACGTGGCGGCATCGCAGAGTAGAATTTATCAATGCGCTCAATTGCGGTTTTGCTTCGGTCAATCCGATTTTGTTCTTCTATAAAGGAAGCGGCGATGTACTCAATTGCTTCCTTTTTCATGTCGGGGCGAATGTAGTCGGGCATAATTTTGCCGCTGAAGATTTCTTCAGCTTGCTCAATATCCTCAATGAGCTGAGTAAAATAGGCGACGGCTTCTGGATAATTTTCCAGTCGGAAGTAGCACCAGCCTAACTTATAGAGTGCTTGATTGTAGTATTCAGAGCGCTGACCAGTTTTGAGAATTAGGTCAAGCACTTTTCGATAGTAGGGTATAGCTTCACGCGTTTTAGCAGGCTGTTCTCGGTTTGGCGCACTGAAGAGATACTCACCGATGAGCACATAGGCATCAGTCGTGTAGCGGCTATCGGGGTATTTGCGTATCAGTTGCTGAAGTAGTGCAATCGCTTCCTCTTTGCGTTGTCTAATGTCGCGTGCGCTGAGGTTTCTTAGGGCACGGTAGTCACCATACCGCTCGCCCAAGATATAGGCTTTATTATAGATAGCATCAACGACATATGGGCTTTCAGGCATATCGTTGATGATTTTGTCATAAAGGGCAATTACACGATCGAGCTGCGGATCGGGTGCAATTGGTCGACCCGGCGGAGGTGTCGGTCGTGGATTGCGTATGGTGTCTCCTCCAGCGGCTGCAATAGAATCGTATCGTGCTTCTGCAATCACATATTGCTCGTACTCAGGTGAGCTGAGGTACTTACGCAGCTCTTCAGTGTATATGGCGTATTTGCCATAGAACTCATCCGAGACTTTTTCATAGAGCAAGTCTGCATAGCGTATAGCCACTTCGTCAATTACCTTGCTGTCGGGAAATATCTTGAGAAATTGCTCCCCAATTTCCAAGCCGATATCCGTGATACGTTGTTTTTGGACCTTGCTGCGCTCGAGTTTTTTCTCGTATTCGCTTAGCATCACTTGGATTTGAGGGACAGTGTAACTAGAGAAAATGTTGTCGGTTACTGCATCACCTGTTTTTGCCGTCAGAAAATTCTTTGGGACCATACTGGAAAGGACCACCAGCCGCTCTTGTTCAGCCATTACTCTAGCGGTATCAATAGGCTCTTTGCTTTTCTCTTTTGATTCAGCTATGGGAGGCAAGAAAAGCACGAGTGCAGCAAGACAAGAGAAATACAACTTTTGCAGCATAATTATGTTACGACACGATTTTCTCATCTAGCCTTTGGATTTAGCCTTAGCAATTTTTTCCAGTTATGGCTGTTTCAATTACAGGAAGGCTCTCCAAGAGAGGGGTGCCTTCCTGTTGATTGGGATATCTGGATGATACTTCTCTTTTACTCTGCATCGCTGAAATCGTAGGGAATATCGACCTGCTGGATTGTACTGCTACTAATCGCTTTGAACTTCATGCGGCGCATCTTTCCTACGATACATCTCTGCATATTCTGGTTTGCGATAGAGGTTTTGACAACTTGTGCATCACGTACGGCACCGTCTGGGGCAATGAGAACGCGAATCACCATATTACCTTTGATGTCACCAGATTGGCGGGCTTCGGCGTAGCATGCGTACACAGCGGACTGGTTAGCTTTGATGACAGCTGCAATTTCTTCTTTGCTTCGTCCGCCCGAGCCCACATTAAGTTTAGCAAAATTTGTGTTGAGTGCCAGTTTGCCTGATCGTCCCACACCTAAGCCTTTGCCGCTACCGCCACCTAATCCTGATGCACTACCGGGTCCGCTCAATCCACTACCAGCACCTTGTCCACCGAATCCGATACCTGAACCATCGCCACCGCCGAGGCCAGTGCTTCCAAGCCCTCCAATTCCTACTGAGCCCAAACCTCTCAATCCACCTGCTGATGTACTACCTAAAAACCCGGCATCGCCAGTTGCACCTTCCATTGCAGTGGGAATACCTGAACCTGCTTCAGCCAGTAATCCTGACGCCAGCGCTTCACCTAAGGCAGCTTCCACACCAGCTGAGACCGCTTCGGAGACTGCTGCCGCTTGGCTTGAAGTTACAACAGATTCCCCACCAATATCTCCACCTGTGTTTGCTTCAGCCACATCTTGTTTTTGTACTTCAGATGGTGGCGGTGGTGGATCAGCAGCAACATTGATCACTACGGGTTTACGCTTTTCGATCACTTCGCCTCCTGACAGCGCTCCAGAGATGAAATAGGATAAAATCGCAGCGGCAAAGAGTGATGTGCCAAGTATGAAGCCAATCGTCATTCGCTTCTGATACTCTTCGCGGATCTTATATGCAAAAGGCTTCTCAGCGTACCACCTTAGCACAACCTGCGAGCCGAGTTCACTTGTTCTTGTTTTCATTTTTTTCTTTGTTTGATTGCAGCAATCTAGGGTCTGACTTCACTTCTTCACTTTCTCTTCGAGTTCCTCGAGCTTCTTTGCCTCGTCGGGCTTAAGTTCTACTGTTGCCCACTTGCGCACGCCGGCATCGAAGACCTCATTCATGACTTCAATCATATCTTCATACTTTGCATCAGGATGAATTTTTATTGCTGTTACCACATCATATTTGCTCAGGTTTGGGTCCTTCTGTATCTCATCGCGGATTGCTTGTACTTTTGCACGCACCTCTTCAAACTTCGTATAGGCTGGCTGATTGCCTTCTTTCTCGATACCTCTGAGCATAAATACGCCGTCTTTACCTGATTTGGACACCTGCAGCGTTAGCATCAGCCTCGGATCAACTGCACTTGGTGCTGCATTTGGTTTTGGAGGTTCGGGCAATCCCATCTGAAACACATTAGGTTTCGCAAACGATGTGGTAAGCATAAAGAACGTGAGCAGCAGAAACGCAATGTCCACCATCGGTGCAAGGTCGACATGGGACGTTTCATCGCTTTTCTCGTTATACTTCTTGATTTTTCGGGCTTGCGCATTAGTTTTTCCTTCGCGCATGTTGATTTTTATAGTGCGTCCCTTATCGCTAGTTGCCTCAGCCATTTTTTGTTCTCCAAGAAGTTAGTTATGCAATTCATCTTTTGCCATTTACTGCTCCATTTTTGTAATCATCTGAACCTGATCGAACTTTACTTCCTTCATTTTAATCATCACTTCGTTGACAACGCTAAACTTCGCATTTTTATCTGCCTTCAGTACAATGGTCTGACCTGGATCGGCTTGACGTGCACGCAGCAGAATTTCATAGAGTTCTTTCCTCCAGTCCTTCAGCAGCACACCATCTGTGCCTGTTGCTTCGCGCTCATAGGGCGTACCTTGAAAAGCAATAACACGCACTTTGTACTCGTCCATATTTACAACCACCTGCGTGTCATGCTTATCTGTGCTGTCAGAGACCGTCACGATGACATAGCGTTTCGTAGGTTCTTTTGCTGCAGAATTAGATTGCGGTGTCTCAACTTGAATTTTATCCGTCGCTCTAAACACCGTAGTCATCATAAAGAAGGTGAGGAGCAAGAAGGCAATATCCACGAGTGGGGCGAGGTCGATTTCATCGCCGCCATGCATAAAAAATCCGAAGAAGTTCATATCCGTTTCGTCTCTGTTTAGGTTTTGCTTTGAAGGGCAAGAGGGTTTTATACTTGCCCTTCACCAGTCTCACTGTCTTTTACTGTGCACGCTCACGTTCCGAAATAAGATTACGGCGTGAGATTGTCAGGGTTTGAATCACTTCAAAGGCTGCTTCATCAATGAAGTAGGTGAAGCTGTCGATCTCAGCTTTGAAGTAGTTATAAGCCACTGTACCCAAGATAGCAGCAAAAAGACCGCCGGCAGTGTTGTAGAGTGCTTCAGAGATAGCACCTGAGAGCTTCGCCGGGTCTGGCGTACCGCCTGATTCAGCAAGTGCGTTAAAAGCGCGAATCATACCAATTGTTGTACCCATCAGACCGATCAGCGTTGCGATGGTCGCAATCGTTTTGATTGGTGTGAGGTTCGTCTCATACTGTGCAGATTCAAAGTTAGCCGCCTCGTCGATAGCTTTTTGCACTTCTTGAATTTTAGCATTGAAGCGCGGCTCCACTTCATCGAGCGAACGGTAGCGTTCCAAGCCGCTCATAATTGAGGTCGACACTGCACTGTTGTGCTTTTCACACTTTTGCAGCGCTTCGTTGATTGCACCTCTTTCCAAATCTTGCTTGACTTCTTTAAGAAGTTTTTCCAGATTCCCTTTACCATTTGCTTTATTGTAAGCAATCACGCGCTCGGTTACCACGATAATGAGAATCAAGAGATTTGCCATAAGCACTGACACAAGCGGACCGCCCTCATACAGGTTATGCAACAAAGATCCTTTAGGTGCAGGACCAAAAACTCCGTAATACAGCGCAAACGATACAATCGTTGACAAGATAATAATTGCCCAAAGAAACACCTTATTCTTTTTTGCCATTTTAGCCTCCGAGAGATAGTAGTTTAGTTTTGTTAGGATTGCTGAAATTACAACAGAATCTGAAATTTCCTACGGCAGCAGCACTTTCTTCTGCTCTGATTGACGCGATAGCTTCAGATAGTCTGTGCCGATGAAAAACGCTTTTCTGAAATCGTTTAGTACTTCTTCAAACTCTTTTTGCAAGAGATCTGCTTTGGTTACCACTATGACGGCGGTGCCTTGCTCTTCTTTTTTGATTTGCTCTAAGAAGAGTTCTAACTGGCTAATCTTCTTTTTGACGGATGTCTTGAAGTAGCCAACAACCTTTTCGTAAGCCTTGACCTGATCTCTGCGTTTCTTTACTTCGTCGTAAGTTAGCGCACTAACTGCATATTGTCCAACTGTGCCTGCACGCTCAATGGTTTCTTCACCAAAAAACTCTTTTTGATGGAGCGCTGTCAAAATTGCGCTAGCTGTGGTGCGCAACGCCTTTGCGGTGTTCAAGTAGTAACTACTCAGCAGTTGCTGACGTGCATCACTCACATTAGATGCTGACTGCAATCGCGCAATCAACTCTTCAGCACGAACAACTTCCTCTTGCGCAACCTTTTTGTAGAACTCCAAGTTTTTGCGGTAGTCCGAAAGTTCTCCAGTTACCAGAAGCGGTGCATGTGTCAGAAAGAGCCGTGTTTCATTTGAGACGGATTGCGTTGCAAGTTCCAGAATTTGCTTTATCGCTGTACTTGCTGCATCAGCCGATCTTTTTATGGTCGAGTTACCAGCTCCCGATGCTGCACTGAGTTTGTTTGCCAGTTCTTCTAACGCTGGTTTTCGCTCGTCTGCCACCAAACCCGTCTCAGAGCCAATAACTGCGCGTCGATCAATTTTAAGTAACTCAATCGCTCTGGTGATATCATTACTTATTTCAGTAGCCGCCGCAACTTCGCTTGGATTGTTGGATGAGGCAGCAACCAACTGCACATTTAGAAGGTGTTGCCTCAGTTGTGCTTTCTTTGCAAGGAATTTTTCTACATACTGGAGTGCCGTGTAACCATTGAACACAAAGTTATAGTCCTTGCTAGCGTAGTTCGGGTCTTGTGGATACTTTGCTTGTGTCATGTAGCCTGCAAGGAACATGGCTTGATAGAGATTTTCCGACATTCGGAACTTCTTGAAGTAATCCTCAATCTCAGCTCTGGTTTCTCTATACTTACCCGTCTTAAACTGTGTCCAAAGTCGCCCTAATTCTGCAAGGTCTTTGTCCGGGCTACCTCGGCTGACTTCGTTAAAATAGTGTTCTGCTATGGCAAATTCAGCAAGGGCAAAGTTGCGGTAGAGATTAAAGCGTTGGAAGAGCACTTCTCTTTGGGCGCGCGCAAGTTTTGCTCTCATTCGTTCAATCTGTTCAGCCGCTAAGCGCCCTTCCTCTTGCGCAGCCGCCAATTCCTCTCTAATGCGGTCAATGCCTTCCTTTGCAGCATCCAGATTTTGAGCTTGTTGTCTCAACTCCTCATTAAAACGTCGCAATTCTTGCTCAGAAGTAGAAACAGCGGAAATTTCGCTTTCCAACTTTTTGCCAAGACTGACTACTGAGGTATCCTGCACTTCTATTTTTTTCAGGATCTCAATCAACTGTCTTTGATAGACACTAATTTGTTGACCTGCCACCTGTTCGCGCAAGTCTGCTTGCAGCGCAGAGTCTGCCTGAGCACGCTCTTTCTCATCACCAGTGTAAAACCGTCGTGCTTCATCTAAAAATTTCGTACCTTTCACATAGTGAATGTGCGCTAGCTGAATCGCAGCAGCATTTCTGACCTCTTTGAGCTTTGTATCCCAAGGCAAATATGGTTGTTCTAAAATTTTACGGAACTTCTTTTCTGCTTCGTTTATCTCTTTGAGTTCAAGATGCGCAAGCCCCATTGCAAGGTCCGCCATTAGCTTAGCTTCCGCACGATCTGGAATTTGCGAGAGCGTCTCAATGGCACGAGCGTATTGCTGATTGCGATAGTCCATCGTTCCTGCAATGAGCAAAGTATTGAAGTCCTGCTCATTTTCCAGCTTAAGGTAGGGCTTATACTTGCGAAAATCTCTCTGGAACTGCTTTGCGTCGTTATAGACATAGCTCACAAACAGCACACGCTGCACAGCATAGGGCGCATACTGCGATGTCGGAAACGTGAGCAGCAATTGCTCATAGAGTTTTTTTGCCTCCACAAACGCTTTCATTGCAAAGTTCGACTCTGCTTGAAGATAGAGTACATCATCAAGGTTTCTGAAGTATGGGCTATAGGTCTCGTAGATATCTTCGAAGTAGAGTCTTGCTGTTGGATAGTCACCTTTTTCGTAGCGCACTGTTGCACTTTTCAGATCGAGACGCAGGGCTTTTTCGAGTGTTGAGCGTGGTGCACTGGCTAACAGAGTCTTTCTATATGCATTAAGTTCATTGCGCACACTTTGATAGCGTGCGAACTGATAGAAGCGCTCATATTCTGCTTTGGTTTGGAAATTGTGGAATTCACCTTGCTCTCCTTCCAAATGCCCAAAACCTTCAATACGGATGGCGCGTAGACGCTCAATTGTCGGCGGCTCTTTCTGAAAATTCGCCGAGAGTGTAACCAAATTTTCATAGGCAAGCGCCAGATAACGATCCTTTGCTAAAAGATCGTTCAGAAACTCTCGATCACTGATTAGGAGCGTACTAGGCGGCAGCGCATTCGTAATGATACCACTTTGCGCTTGAACCTTAATAGAAATTATGCACAGCAGAACAGCCAAAAGGATATGTCGTGTAACTTTCAAAGTCAGCCTCTTTTAGTTGTTACGGTTTTGCAACAGTTTCACCTGCAACTTCTTGCCTTGCAAATAAAGTCTAGAGTATATTGGGGCTTTGAGACACTACAAGCTGCAATATAAAAACGCATTGACAATGAAAGTCAAGCGCTCTTGACTAATGCGCTTTGTGTTTTGTTTTTACGACAAGCTACGAAGATTTTGGGTGATATCATACAGGTATAAACCTGAACCTGTGGAATATCTCTGAGCTTGCTTTTGCTTAGCAAGAACATTGCGCCAAAGGTATTGAACTTTTCTTCATTTTCAAAATTTTTTCAGCATTAAGATTTTGTTGCTTCCGAACTTTCTAGCAGTGCATGATAACTGCAAAAGTAACACAAGTTGCACTACATTTTGATAAATTTGCATCAGCAAAAGCTTCGACTTGCAGACCAGCAGCGTTCGAACATGGTTAGCTTCATCTAAGGCTTTCTATTCGTTTCTTTCAATTCTAACCTGCTATGTCAGACATTGCATTAGTTACAGGCGCAACTGGGTTTGTAGGCAGTTGGCTTGTCGAACACCTTTTGGAGCGCGGTTACACGGTTCGTGCACTCACGCGCACGCAAAGCTCAAAAGATAACCTTAGCCATTTGCCTGTAGAGTATGTCGTAGGCGATTACAGCCAACCCGACACGCTTCAACGTGCAGTTGAAGGTGCAGCGTACATTTTTCACTCAGCGGCGCTGACCAAAGCGCGCACCGAGCAAGAATTCTACAAAGCTAATGTTGAAGCCACAGAAAACTTGCTTAAAGCTGTCAAAGTTGCCGCGCCGAACATCAAGCGGTTTTTGCACATCTCTACTCAAGCGGCTGTTGGTCCTTCGCCTGCACCTGATAGCCCTGTCGATGAACGCTCACCATGCAAGCCGCTCACAATGTATGGACGCACAAAACTGCAAGCTGAACTTATCTGCCAAAACTTCATGAATGATTTGCCCATTACGATTGTCCGTCCATCCGTTGTCTATGGTCAGCGCGATAAAGACATGTTGGAGTTTTTCAAAACCGTCAAAACTGGCATTGTGCCGAAGTTTGGCTTCGGTGTCGAAAAACGCCTTAGCATCGTGCATGCACGCGACCTTGTGCGGGGTATTCGCTTGGC
Coding sequences within:
- a CDS encoding flagellar motor protein MotA — protein: MAKKNKVFLWAIIILSTIVSFALYYGVFGPAPKGSLLHNLYEGGPLVSVLMANLLILIIVVTERVIAYNKANGKGNLEKLLKEVKQDLERGAINEALQKCEKHNSAVSTSIMSGLERYRSLDEVEPRFNAKIQEVQKAIDEAANFESAQYETNLTPIKTIATIATLIGLMGTTIGMIRAFNALAESGGTPDPAKLSGAISEALYNTAGGLFAAILGTVAYNYFKAEIDSFTYFIDEAAFEVIQTLTISRRNLISERERAQ